Proteins from one Methanococcus maripaludis C5 genomic window:
- the cobI gene encoding precorrin-2 C(20)-methyltransferase yields MVDKIYGIGVGPGDTDLLTLKAVKILQNVDTVFVPISKEGKASVAYEIIKDILPENKKVVELLFPMSKDIEFLQKHWNNAAKQVMEENGTVAVVTIGDATLYSTFSYVWHIFKENGIDVEIINGISSPFAGAGVLNIPLVEGDEKLAILPQGKDLERYLEEFDTLIVMKTNDLEEKLKNLKDKKDKYLVGVVNRVTSNNQKTALGKIDEIDFEPFKDYLSLAIIKKLK; encoded by the coding sequence ATGGTCGATAAAATATATGGAATTGGTGTTGGTCCAGGAGATACAGATTTACTAACATTAAAAGCAGTCAAAATACTTCAAAATGTGGATACAGTATTTGTCCCAATTTCAAAGGAAGGAAAAGCTTCTGTTGCATACGAGATAATAAAAGATATTCTTCCTGAAAACAAAAAAGTGGTCGAATTGCTTTTTCCAATGAGTAAAGATATTGAATTTTTACAAAAACACTGGAATAATGCTGCAAAACAGGTAATGGAAGAAAACGGAACCGTTGCAGTTGTAACTATCGGGGATGCAACCCTTTACAGCACATTTTCTTATGTCTGGCATATTTTTAAAGAAAATGGAATTGATGTAGAAATTATAAACGGAATTTCTTCACCATTTGCCGGTGCAGGTGTTTTAAATATTCCTTTGGTAGAAGGGGATGAAAAATTAGCAATTTTACCTCAAGGAAAAGATTTAGAACGGTATTTAGAAGAATTCGATACGTTAATTGTGATGAAAACCAATGATCTTGAAGAAAAACTGAAAAATTTAAAAGATAAAAAAGATAAATATTTAGTTGGTGTTGTAAACCGAGTAACATCAAATAATCAAAAAACGGCTTTAGGAAAAATTGATGAAATTGATTTTGAACCATTTAAAGATTATTTATCATTGGCAATTATTAAAAAATTAAAATAA
- the ilvD gene encoding dihydroxy-acid dehydratase, whose translation MISDNVKKGVIRSPNRALLKACGYSDEDMEKPFIGVVNSFTEVVPGHIHLKTLSDAVKHGVYANGGTPFEFNTIGICDGIAMGHEGMKYSLPSREIIADAVESMARAHGFDGLVLIPTCDKIVPGMIMGALRLNIPFIVVTGGPMLPGEFQGKKCELISLFEGVGEYQVGKITEEELKSIEECACPGAGSCAGLYTANSMACLTEALGLSLPMCATIHAVDAQKVRIAKKTGSKIVDLVKEDVKPTDILTKEAFENAILVDLALGGSTNTTLHIPAIANEIENKFITLDDFDRLSDEVPHIASIKPGGEHYMIDLHNAGGIPAVLKVLKEKIRNTKTVDGRSTLEIAESVKYVNYDVIRKVEAPVHETAGLRVLKGNLAPNGCVVKIGAVDPKMHKHEGPAKVYNSEDEAIAAILGGKIVEGDVVVIRHEGPSGGPGMREMLSPTSAICGMGLDDSVALITDGRFSGGSRGPCIGHVSPEAAAGGLIAAIENGDIIKIDMIEKEINVDLDESVIKERLSKLEEFEPKIKKGYLSRYSRLVSSADEGAVLK comes from the coding sequence ATGATAAGTGATAACGTCAAAAAAGGAGTTATAAGATCTCCAAACCGAGCTCTTTTAAAGGCTTGCGGATATTCAGACGAAGACATGGAAAAACCATTTATTGGGGTTGTAAACAGCTTTACAGAAGTTGTTCCTGGCCACATTCACTTAAAAACATTATCAGATGCAGTTAAACATGGTGTTTATGCAAATGGAGGAACACCATTTGAATTTAATACAATCGGAATTTGTGACGGTATTGCAATGGGTCATGAGGGTATGAAATATTCATTACCATCAAGAGAAATCATTGCAGATGCTGTCGAATCAATGGCAAGAGCACACGGATTTGATGGTCTTGTTTTAATTCCTACGTGTGATAAAATTGTTCCGGGAATGATAATGGGTGCTTTAAGATTAAATATCCCATTTATTGTAGTTACTGGAGGGCCAATGCTTCCAGGAGAATTCCAAGGTAAAAAATGCGAACTTATCAGCCTTTTTGAAGGGGTTGGTGAATATCAGGTTGGAAAAATTACTGAAGAAGAATTAAAGAGTATTGAAGAATGTGCATGTCCAGGCGCTGGAAGTTGTGCAGGGCTTTACACTGCAAACAGTATGGCTTGTCTTACAGAAGCTTTGGGACTATCTCTTCCAATGTGTGCAACAATACATGCAGTTGATGCTCAAAAGGTTAGAATTGCTAAAAAAACTGGCTCAAAAATTGTTGACTTGGTAAAAGAAGACGTAAAACCAACAGATATATTAACAAAAGAAGCTTTTGAAAACGCTATTTTAGTTGACCTTGCACTTGGAGGATCGACAAACACAACATTACACATTCCTGCAATTGCAAACGAAATTGAAAATAAATTCATAACTCTCGATGATTTTGATAGACTAAGCGATGAAGTTCCACACATTGCATCAATCAAACCCGGTGGAGAACATTATATGATTGATTTACACAATGCTGGAGGCATTCCTGCGGTATTGAAGGTATTAAAAGAAAAAATTAGAAATACAAAAACCGTTGATGGAAGAAGTACTTTGGAAATTGCAGAATCTGTCAAATACGTAAATTACGACGTTATCAGAAAAGTTGAAGCTCCGGTTCACGAAACTGCAGGTTTGAGAGTTTTAAAAGGAAATCTTGCTCCAAACGGTTGTGTTGTAAAAATCGGTGCAGTTGACCCAAAAATGCACAAACATGAAGGGCCTGCAAAAGTTTATAATTCAGAAGATGAAGCAATTGCTGCAATACTTGGCGGAAAAATTGTAGAAGGTGACGTTGTAGTAATCCGGCATGAAGGACCATCAGGAGGCCCCGGAATGAGAGAAATGCTTTCCCCAACTTCGGCAATCTGTGGAATGGGTCTTGATGACAGCGTTGCATTGATTACTGATGGGAGATTCAGTGGTGGAAGTAGAGGCCCTTGTATTGGACACGTTTCTCCAGAAGCAGCTGCAGGCGGATTAATTGCTGCAATTGAAAACGGAGATATAATCAAAATCGACATGATTGAAAAAGAAATAAATGTTGATTTGGATGAATCGGTAATTAAAGAAAGACTTTCAAAACTGGAAGAATTTGAGCCTAAAATCAAAAAAGGCTATTTATCAAGATATTCAAGACTCGTTTCATCAGCTGATGAAGGAGCAGTTTTGAAATAA
- the fbp gene encoding fructose-1,6-bisphosphate aldolase/phosphatase, which produces MEEKVTLSVIKADVGGLCGHTLAPEELLDAAEYVLENALDEILTDYYVTNCGDDIDMIMTHDKGTDNEEVHKLAWDALEAATDVAKELKLYGAGQDLLSTSFSGNVKGLGPGCAEMEFVERPSEPVVVFCCDKTDPAAFNLPFYRMFSDPFSTAGLVYDPSMTTGFRYEVLDVMEHKKVFMETPEETYSLLALIGNTEKYAVKRVYRRKDNEIAAVCSSEKLNMIAGEYVGKDDPVAIVRAQSGFPAVGEVLEGFANPHLVAGWMRGCHFGPIMPVGEEDAMPARFDGPARVMALGFQLSHGRLVGPNDLFADKSFDKAREKALDMAEMMRSMGPFMPHRLPESMMEYTSVPKVLAQLKDRFIDIEDKCDCKLDEIRERGDME; this is translated from the coding sequence ATGGAAGAAAAAGTAACTCTAAGTGTTATTAAGGCAGACGTTGGCGGGCTCTGCGGACACACATTAGCTCCAGAAGAATTATTGGATGCTGCAGAATACGTTTTAGAAAATGCACTCGATGAAATTTTAACTGATTATTATGTTACAAACTGTGGTGATGATATTGACATGATCATGACCCACGACAAAGGAACAGACAACGAAGAAGTACACAAACTTGCATGGGATGCTCTTGAAGCAGCAACCGATGTTGCAAAAGAGTTAAAATTATATGGTGCAGGTCAAGACTTACTTTCAACTTCATTTTCAGGAAACGTTAAAGGACTCGGCCCAGGATGCGCTGAAATGGAATTTGTTGAAAGACCAAGTGAACCAGTTGTAGTATTCTGCTGTGACAAAACAGACCCTGCAGCGTTCAATTTACCATTTTACAGGATGTTTTCAGACCCATTCAGCACTGCAGGCTTAGTATACGATCCATCAATGACAACAGGGTTCAGATACGAAGTTTTAGATGTTATGGAACACAAAAAAGTTTTCATGGAAACCCCTGAAGAAACATACTCATTACTTGCATTAATTGGAAACACTGAAAAATACGCTGTAAAAAGAGTTTACAGAAGAAAAGACAATGAAATTGCAGCAGTATGTTCATCAGAAAAATTAAACATGATTGCAGGAGAATACGTTGGAAAGGATGATCCTGTAGCAATCGTAAGAGCTCAAAGTGGATTCCCTGCGGTAGGGGAAGTATTAGAAGGATTTGCAAACCCACACCTCGTTGCAGGATGGATGAGGGGATGCCACTTTGGACCTATCATGCCTGTTGGTGAAGAAGATGCAATGCCTGCAAGATTTGACGGACCTGCAAGAGTTATGGCTTTAGGATTCCAGTTATCACACGGAAGATTAGTTGGACCAAACGACCTCTTCGCAGACAAATCATTCGATAAAGCAAGAGAAAAAGCACTCGATATGGCTGAAATGATGAGATCAATGGGTCCATTCATGCCACACAGATTGCCTGAATCAATGATGGAATACACATCAGTTCCAAAAGTTTTAGCACAGTTAAAAGACAGATTCATCGATATCGAAGACAAATGCGACTGCAAACTCGATGAAATAAGAGAAAGAGGAGACATGGAATAA
- the iorA gene encoding indolepyruvate ferredoxin oxidoreductase subunit alpha, which translates to MNNKHFLMGNEAIAYGAVAAGLQFATGYPGTPSTEVMETLIKNAKKYNFYAEWSTNEKVALETAIGASFSGASSIVTMKQVGLNVASDPLMSLTYLGVNGPLVLLVTDDPGPHSSQTEQDTRSFGLFSNIPVLDPSNSQEAYEMTRYAFEISKKYETPVFLRTTTRVSHRCDDVVLDELKPSNEDIEGFSKSSRWAIFPKLVAERHPILEKLQKTLSDEFSDSKFNFKSGTGKIGIITSGASHHYVNEAISNNKDLFSVLKIGTPYPFPENKLLEFINDVDLIITVEELDSFLEDQLLQLLGKHDISKTVYGKKNNIFPCCGEYSVDIVKTGINKVLDILKIQKIEISEKLIEKTDIIPLPVRPPNLCAGCMHRTVFYAFKEVSKDLKKQNIQIIFSGDIGCYTLGNAPPLELIDTCLCMGAGISLAGGISRTTKNSKNVAFIGDSTFFHSGIPAVINAVYNKADVTIAVLDNRTTAMTGHQPHPGTGKTALGESTKLIDIEGILKSCGIEFVKTVSTDDFSACKDSSREAIEYNGPSAVVFRGNCVSLVKSTKKYVIDKNKCTSCKICVERLGCPAITLSEKIPEIMETCTGCGLCKAVCPADAINEVDEK; encoded by the coding sequence TTGAATAATAAACATTTTTTAATGGGAAATGAAGCGATTGCATACGGAGCAGTTGCTGCAGGATTACAGTTTGCTACGGGGTACCCGGGAACTCCTTCAACAGAAGTCATGGAAACCCTGATTAAAAACGCTAAAAAATATAATTTCTATGCTGAATGGTCTACAAACGAAAAAGTAGCATTAGAAACGGCAATTGGTGCATCATTTTCAGGTGCAAGTTCTATTGTAACTATGAAACAGGTTGGATTGAACGTTGCGTCTGACCCACTAATGAGTTTAACTTACCTTGGAGTAAACGGTCCATTGGTACTCCTCGTAACTGACGATCCAGGACCCCATTCATCACAGACTGAACAAGATACCCGGTCTTTTGGATTATTTTCAAATATTCCCGTACTTGACCCCTCAAACTCACAGGAAGCCTACGAAATGACTCGATATGCTTTTGAAATTTCAAAAAAGTATGAAACACCAGTATTTCTTCGAACTACAACGAGAGTTTCACACAGGTGTGATGATGTTGTACTGGATGAATTAAAACCCTCGAACGAAGATATTGAAGGATTTTCAAAAAGTTCCAGATGGGCAATATTTCCAAAATTGGTTGCAGAAAGACATCCAATTTTAGAAAAATTACAAAAAACACTATCAGATGAATTTTCAGATTCAAAATTTAATTTTAAGTCAGGAACTGGAAAAATTGGAATAATTACTTCTGGAGCATCCCACCACTACGTAAACGAAGCTATTTCAAATAATAAAGACTTATTCTCAGTTTTAAAAATTGGAACTCCGTATCCATTCCCTGAAAATAAATTACTAGAATTTATAAACGATGTTGATTTGATAATTACAGTTGAAGAACTCGATTCATTCTTAGAAGATCAATTACTCCAATTGCTTGGAAAACATGATATTTCAAAGACAGTTTATGGGAAGAAAAACAATATTTTCCCTTGCTGTGGAGAATACAGCGTAGATATTGTAAAAACCGGAATTAACAAAGTTTTAGATATTTTAAAAATTCAAAAAATTGAAATTTCTGAAAAATTAATCGAAAAAACTGATATAATTCCGCTTCCAGTAAGGCCTCCAAATTTATGTGCTGGATGTATGCACAGAACCGTATTTTACGCATTTAAGGAAGTTTCAAAAGACTTGAAAAAACAAAATATTCAGATTATATTTTCAGGAGATATCGGGTGCTACACATTAGGAAATGCTCCTCCTTTAGAATTAATCGATACATGTCTTTGCATGGGGGCAGGTATTAGCCTTGCAGGCGGAATCTCAAGAACTACAAAAAATTCAAAAAATGTTGCATTTATTGGAGATTCCACATTTTTCCATTCTGGAATTCCTGCTGTGATTAATGCAGTGTATAATAAAGCCGACGTTACAATTGCAGTATTGGATAATAGAACCACTGCAATGACTGGACATCAACCGCATCCGGGAACTGGAAAAACTGCGCTTGGAGAATCTACAAAATTAATAGATATCGAAGGAATTTTAAAAAGTTGCGGAATTGAATTTGTAAAAACTGTATCTACAGATGATTTTTCCGCGTGTAAAGATAGTTCAAGAGAAGCTATTGAATATAATGGCCCTTCTGCGGTTGTTTTTAGAGGAAACTGTGTTTCACTTGTTAAATCCACTAAAAAATATGTTATTGATAAAAATAAATGTACGAGCTGTAAAATCTGCGTTGAAAGACTTGGGTGCCCTGCGATAACGTTAAGTGAAAAAATTCCCGAGATTATGGAAACCTGTACAGGTTGTGGACTTTGTAAAGCCGTGTGCCCTGCTGATGCAATAAACGAGGTGGATGAAAAATGA
- a CDS encoding indolepyruvate oxidoreductase subunit beta, with protein sequence MNFNVIICGVGGQGVVLASRLLAITAMNSGFHVNTAETLGMSQREGSVVSHLQFGENIKSSLIPEGSTDLIIGLEVSEVARNIHFLKKDGKIITNSNLILPSARSSNEKYDSEKIINFIKEKVKSTICIDFSKIAKVAGNPKSMNVSVLSAAFYTGFLPLEYEDFLKTIESEIPEKYRDINLNATKLSAETISNMLEGHNEQ encoded by the coding sequence ATGAACTTCAACGTAATTATTTGTGGAGTTGGGGGACAGGGTGTTGTTTTAGCATCCCGACTGCTTGCAATTACTGCAATGAATTCAGGTTTTCACGTGAACACTGCTGAAACTCTTGGAATGTCTCAAAGAGAAGGTTCAGTAGTGAGCCATTTGCAGTTTGGTGAAAATATCAAAAGTTCATTAATTCCAGAAGGCAGTACAGATTTAATAATCGGCCTTGAAGTATCGGAAGTTGCAAGAAACATCCATTTCCTTAAAAAAGATGGTAAGATAATCACAAACTCTAACCTGATTCTTCCAAGTGCAAGGTCTTCAAACGAAAAATACGACTCGGAAAAAATTATAAATTTTATTAAAGAAAAAGTTAAATCAACAATTTGTATCGATTTTTCAAAAATTGCGAAAGTTGCGGGAAATCCAAAATCAATGAATGTTTCAGTACTGAGTGCTGCATTTTATACTGGATTTTTGCCTTTAGAATACGAAGACTTTTTAAAAACGATTGAATCAGAAATTCCTGAAAAATACCGTGATATTAATTTAAATGCTACCAAATTATCTGCAGAGACTATTTCTAATATGCTGGAGGGCCATAATGAACAGTAA
- a CDS encoding phenylacetate--CoA ligase family protein translates to MNSNDSETYELVKKLLKHVSEGSEFYKNKFSEANVNIDKINSLEDFRKIPFTEKEELRNAYPLGLQAVPDEKIVRIHSSSGTTGSPVIIPYTQKDVDVWSEMMMRCYQMAGVTNNDRVHITPGYGLWTAGIGFQLGAERLGAMAIPMGPGNTEKQLQMMVDLKSTVLTSTSSYALLLAEEIRKKGIQDKIHLKIGVIGSERWSEKMRNRIESELGIKSFDIYGLTEIYGPGIALDCEYHEGMHYWSDHLLFEIIDPVTGENLSDGELGELVITTLTKEGAPLIRYRTRDLTRIIPEKCKCGSEYPRIDRILGRADDRIKIKGVNIYPGQIEDLIQKVKGVSSEYQILLSRFEGRDSMLFRVEVEGSEEEFNKTETAIIKAFKTYIGISPNVECLKIGELPRSEKKSKRVFDNRN, encoded by the coding sequence ATGAACAGTAACGATTCAGAAACGTATGAATTAGTTAAAAAACTGCTCAAACACGTTTCAGAGGGTAGTGAATTCTATAAAAACAAATTTTCAGAAGCCAATGTAAATATTGATAAAATTAACTCTCTTGAAGATTTTAGAAAAATTCCGTTCACTGAAAAAGAAGAATTAAGGAATGCATACCCATTAGGCCTTCAAGCAGTTCCTGATGAAAAAATAGTTAGAATACACTCGTCGTCTGGAACAACAGGAAGCCCAGTAATCATACCATATACTCAGAAAGATGTAGATGTCTGGTCAGAAATGATGATGAGATGCTACCAGATGGCAGGCGTTACAAATAATGATAGGGTACATATAACTCCAGGATACGGACTATGGACTGCAGGAATTGGATTTCAACTAGGTGCTGAACGGTTAGGTGCAATGGCAATACCGATGGGGCCAGGAAATACTGAAAAACAGCTTCAGATGATGGTAGATTTGAAATCTACTGTTTTAACATCTACTTCATCTTATGCGCTATTATTGGCGGAAGAAATACGAAAAAAAGGAATTCAAGATAAAATCCATCTAAAAATAGGCGTAATCGGTTCTGAAAGATGGAGCGAAAAGATGAGAAATAGAATCGAAAGCGAACTTGGAATAAAAAGCTTCGATATTTATGGATTAACGGAAATATACGGGCCAGGCATTGCGCTTGACTGCGAATACCATGAAGGAATGCACTACTGGTCAGACCATTTGTTATTTGAAATCATTGATCCAGTTACTGGCGAAAATTTGTCTGATGGAGAACTTGGCGAACTTGTAATTACAACACTTACAAAAGAAGGCGCGCCACTTATAAGATACAGAACTAGAGATTTGACAAGAATAATCCCTGAAAAATGTAAATGTGGATCAGAATATCCACGAATAGATAGAATACTTGGAAGAGCAGATGACCGGATTAAAATAAAAGGGGTAAACATTTACCCTGGACAGATTGAAGATTTAATACAAAAAGTAAAGGGCGTGAGTAGCGAATATCAGATATTACTTAGCAGATTTGAAGGCAGAGACTCAATGTTATTTAGAGTAGAAGTTGAGGGTTCAGAAGAAGAGTTTAATAAAACTGAAACTGCAATCATAAAAGCATTTAAAACATATATTGGAATTTCACCCAATGTTGAATGTTTGAAAATTGGAGAACTTCCAAGAAGTGAGAAAAAGAGTAAAAGAGTGTTTGATAATAGGAACTGA